A single region of the Thermoleophilum album genome encodes:
- a CDS encoding sigma-70 family RNA polymerase sigma factor: MWVVAERVLSRVMEAGSGTLDEVVEQRLQELVEKGEEEGCVPLSEINRLIEELELEEEQAELIHERLSALGLETTDDCGRSEIAPGPEFENGQLADSTSDALALFLRDIRRYPLLTAEEEIELAKRIEQGDLEAKERMINSNLRLVVSIAKKYQGQELSLLDLIQEGILGLIRAVEKFDWRRGYKFSTYATFWIRQAIQRGLANAARTIRVPVHIGQRQRKIARAERELQARLGREPTDLELARETGLTIDQIIETREVHRSVTSLERPVGEDGETELGDLLPADQREPHEEVELSLRDESVRRAIEQLPERERQVIKMRFGIGGAEPTPLRETGRRLGLSPEGVRRIEREALRKLAEKRELAALAEAA; the protein is encoded by the coding sequence ATGTGGGTGGTCGCGGAGCGGGTACTCTCGCGGGTGATGGAAGCCGGGTCGGGAACGCTCGACGAAGTCGTCGAGCAGCGCCTACAGGAACTGGTCGAAAAGGGTGAGGAAGAGGGCTGCGTGCCGCTGTCTGAAATCAACAGGCTAATCGAAGAGCTCGAGCTCGAAGAGGAACAGGCCGAGCTCATCCACGAGCGTCTCTCGGCCCTCGGCCTCGAGACCACCGACGACTGCGGGCGCAGCGAGATCGCGCCCGGCCCGGAGTTCGAGAACGGCCAGCTCGCCGACTCCACGAGCGACGCCTTGGCGCTGTTTTTGCGCGACATCCGCCGCTACCCGCTGCTGACCGCCGAGGAAGAGATCGAGCTCGCGAAGCGCATCGAGCAGGGCGACCTCGAGGCGAAAGAGCGGATGATCAACTCCAACCTGCGCCTCGTCGTCTCGATCGCCAAGAAGTACCAGGGCCAGGAGCTCTCGCTGCTCGACCTGATCCAGGAAGGCATCCTCGGTCTCATCCGAGCGGTCGAGAAGTTCGACTGGCGGCGGGGCTACAAGTTCTCTACCTACGCCACCTTCTGGATCCGCCAGGCGATCCAGCGCGGCTTGGCGAACGCCGCACGCACGATTCGCGTGCCCGTGCACATCGGGCAGCGGCAGCGCAAGATCGCCCGTGCCGAGCGTGAGCTCCAAGCCCGCCTCGGCCGCGAACCGACCGATCTCGAGCTGGCGCGCGAGACGGGGCTGACGATCGATCAGATCATCGAGACGCGCGAGGTTCACCGCTCCGTCACGAGCCTCGAGCGGCCGGTGGGCGAGGACGGAGAAACCGAGCTCGGTGACCTCCTCCCCGCCGACCAGCGCGAGCCCCACGAGGAGGTCGAACTCAGCCTCCGCGACGAGAGTGTCCGCCGCGCCATCGAACAGCTGCCCGAACGCGAGCGGCAGGTGATCAAGATGCGCTTCGGTATCGGCGGGGCCGAGCCGACGCCGCTGCGCGAGACGGGGAGGCGCCTCGGCCTGTCGCCGGAGGGCGTGCGGAGGATCGAACGCGAGGCGTTGCGCAAGCTGGCCGAGAAGCGGGAGCTCGCGGCGCTCGCCGAGGCTGCGTGA
- a CDS encoding methylated-DNA--[protein]-cysteine S-methyltransferase, with the protein MTGVARGVAAGRARWRAKGARRCAHVDTAIGCVVVVVRGAEVERVWLPAAARTAAVQRALAGVDEDSALGERVAPVLRALAEGETVPPTALPALAWERLSAFQRLVLARVAAIPRGAVTSYGELARAVGRPRAARAVGRAVAANPFPLLVPCHRVVRADGTLGGFTGAAGQIKRWLLEREGALPSAASRAADGSLLELPVGRV; encoded by the coding sequence GTGACCGGGGTGGCTCGGGGAGTCGCAGCGGGGCGGGCACGGTGGCGAGCGAAGGGCGCTCGGCGCTGTGCGCACGTCGACACAGCGATCGGGTGTGTCGTCGTCGTGGTGCGCGGCGCCGAGGTCGAGCGCGTCTGGCTGCCGGCGGCGGCGCGCACGGCGGCAGTGCAGCGGGCGCTCGCCGGTGTCGACGAGGACAGCGCTCTCGGCGAGCGCGTCGCTCCGGTGTTGCGTGCGCTTGCGGAGGGCGAGACGGTGCCTCCCACCGCCCTGCCCGCGCTGGCGTGGGAGCGCCTTTCGGCGTTCCAGCGCCTGGTCCTCGCTCGTGTCGCGGCGATCCCGCGCGGTGCCGTCACGAGCTACGGCGAGCTCGCCCGCGCTGTCGGGCGTCCGCGGGCAGCGCGCGCTGTCGGTCGTGCCGTGGCGGCCAACCCCTTCCCTCTGCTTGTCCCTTGCCACCGTGTGGTGCGTGCCGACGGCACGCTCGGCGGTTTCACCGGCGCCGCGGGGCAGATAAAGCGCTGGCTCTTAGAGCGCGAGGGCGCTCTCCCGTCGGCCGCATCCAGAGCTGCGGACGGGTCGCTTCTCGAGCTCCCGGTCGGTCGCGTCTAG
- a CDS encoding alpha/beta hydrolase, with protein MSGGRESGRGEVDPGAIGGGVEERETRFPSGAEECAASLVWPPAADGGAGAQEVRDARPVACVVMAHGFGATRRGGLVPFARAFAAAGFAVLMFDYRHFGDSDGSPRQLVDVSRQLEDWHAAVAYARSLAKVDPERVVLWGTSFSGGHVIAVASDDHRIAAVVSQVPHASGLATALRVPPRTALRQFASVAVDLLRAARGREPFYIPIVAPPGRLAAMTSSDALHGYAAMFAGEPWENRIAARSLLEVVRHSPTRQARRVAAPVLVQVARHDRVTPPSAARRMAQRLPNALLREYDCGHFDAYNGKWHERFLADQLEFLAPLARRRSTVSANRRP; from the coding sequence ATGTCAGGTGGTCGGGAGAGCGGCAGGGGCGAGGTCGATCCCGGCGCAATCGGGGGCGGAGTAGAAGAGAGGGAGACCCGCTTCCCCTCCGGGGCAGAGGAGTGCGCCGCCTCGCTCGTCTGGCCGCCCGCTGCCGACGGTGGTGCAGGGGCTCAGGAAGTGCGCGACGCCCGGCCTGTCGCTTGCGTGGTGATGGCGCACGGCTTCGGTGCTACGCGCCGTGGCGGGCTCGTCCCCTTCGCACGTGCGTTCGCTGCTGCAGGGTTCGCGGTGCTGATGTTCGACTACCGCCACTTCGGCGACAGCGACGGTTCGCCACGCCAGCTCGTCGACGTCAGCCGTCAGCTCGAGGACTGGCACGCAGCCGTCGCCTACGCGCGTTCGTTGGCGAAAGTCGATCCCGAACGCGTCGTTCTCTGGGGAACATCTTTCAGCGGCGGGCACGTGATCGCTGTCGCGTCAGACGATCACCGCATAGCGGCGGTAGTCAGCCAGGTTCCCCATGCCAGCGGGCTCGCGACCGCGCTACGTGTACCACCGCGGACCGCGCTGCGGCAGTTCGCCAGCGTCGCCGTCGATCTCTTGCGCGCTGCGCGCGGTCGCGAGCCGTTCTACATCCCGATCGTTGCGCCGCCGGGGCGTCTGGCGGCGATGACGTCGTCCGATGCTCTGCACGGGTACGCGGCGATGTTCGCCGGCGAACCGTGGGAGAACCGGATCGCGGCGCGCTCGCTCTTGGAAGTCGTGCGCCACTCGCCTACACGCCAAGCGCGCCGGGTCGCGGCCCCGGTTCTCGTGCAGGTAGCCCGGCACGATCGTGTGACACCGCCGTCGGCGGCACGACGGATGGCGCAGAGGTTGCCGAACGCTCTTCTGCGCGAGTACGACTGCGGCCACTTCGACGCCTACAACGGCAAGTGGCACGAGCGCTTTCTCGCCGATCAGCTCGAGTTCTTGGCGCCCCTCGCCAGGCGCCGCTCGACTGTCTCAGCGAACCGACGACCGTGA